The Montipora capricornis isolate CH-2021 chromosome 3, ASM3666992v2, whole genome shotgun sequence genome includes the window AAatgtcactccaaaatataatttagcgctatcgcaaatatttcacgattattccgtcttgctcacgttgtacaatacgggcgaactatcctgtaactggatgagTGCGAGCTATTTTTTTACGTAAAAATAGGAAATGAATGGTTCAtgattgttatatgctcacgttgtcgtcaaaatctaaaatttggtgatttcacgctGTTTTTTTTGCCTACGGCAgaaaaatgcacggaaattcgtgctgcacgtgaagCACGAGAATTTTTCCTCGTTTATCCAACAACATTCTTGTTTTGCGGCATTGTCGTTGCCGTAGACAAGGGCaaactaggcgataagtcgatgcgacacgtcgcggggccaagtcgccgcaacaatttgCCTTGTGTGACcagttaattttatgaaaatgatTGTCGCtacggcagaattttgtcgccgcgatcagtcgcacgaatttaaaccggtttgaattcgtgcgactaatCGCAACGGCAAAATTAGCGGAAGCAGCGTTGTCGtaccgtgtgtacacttccggcaagaAGTCGCTGCGAAAAaatataccataatactctttgtttgtccctccaaaattttgcataagcattgtttttattttctcttgggactttcaacggtcccaagagaaactggaaacaatgcttatgcaaaattttggagggacaaacaaagagtattatggtatttttgatatcggCTAATTGGAAAActgttcacattccccctcatacgaaaTCACTGCGTGTGAACCGAACTGGCGTCGCGTCggagcgacttgttttgcaagtagtacacacggAGCAACTTGTCACATAGACCTCTCGTGTGTCCCGGCATTTAAACAAAGACAAGGGCAACGTCGGCgtaaacgtcactccaaaatataacttaccGCTCTACTAACTACGCTTACCGCTATCATAAGAACTTCGCGATCAGTCCATCACGTCCACGAAGAATAAAACGGGCGAACTGTCATATTACGGGTTTGGTACGAACAGTTTAATTAAAGTAAATGTAAAAAATGAACGGTTCATTgctgcatgctcacgttgtcgtcaaaacctaacaTTTGGTCAGCagttcacgttgttgttttatgGAGTAcgtcaaagaaatgtactaaaatgccTGCTGTAccctccttgcatacggcggTTGCGCCCGCAGTAcacgcggcagtcaaaacttgACTGCCCTTCGTAAGTAGTACGTTTCATGTGTGCCTAAATGACGTAGTTTGTCGCTTTGTCCCTACTAAGAGcctttttcttattttactaAAACGGGAAAGTAAGACAAGGAAGTAATAGCATTAAATAACCCTACCACCACAACGCATTTCCATTATCTGGCATGTGGAATCTGTAGTACATGGGCACCCCACACTCTCCCCCTGAGTCGTCTCCAAAGTTGCCCCAGATGGGGTGCCACCCTTCACCCGGTGCACCACTCGGGTCCTTGGAGCCTCCTGAAAGATGGTCCTGTTCGTGATTGCctatgcctaccatatatggcaTCAATGTTGCATACGGCTCAATGAGTTCGTGCCACTGGTCCCAAATGTATGCCTTTGATTTAATTAAACACAAACTATGAGCCGAGGTGACACCAAACATGAACTTGCCAGCTATATCTAATAAAACCTGCTAAGCGAAATGCCCAAGTGGACATACCGTTGCGTAATTACGTCTGCCCAAAAGTGAGCATTGCAGTGGGAAACGCGTATGTGATTAGAGAAATATAAAGCACTATCATAAAACTCATAGAGTTCCTTGCGAAAAAAACCGATGATATCGGTTTGCAAAATAGCCCTTGACGATGGGCTTAAAAGGTTTGTTTTGCAAACAGAAACATCGGACATGTTTTATCTtaccaatttttatttcttcgTCACTCTGCTGTAGGGATCAGTTTGCTGTCTACCTATCACTTTCCTCGCACAAAATTCGTGTACACcgtttttcaagaaaaacatATCTGACCAATGTAAACGAATCAGTGAAGAGAAACTTTTATTTATTGTCCAACTTACATATCCTCTGGCGTATGATATGTCTCCAACATGGAACACAAGCGACTTGCCTTTCTTGGCCTCTTCGATCATGTACTTAGCTGTGTCATGCGCGCCGGGGTCAAGCGACAATCCCATGTCACCATAAACTACAAAACTGAAGGACTCGTCTGAGCCGGTCGGGGGCTGGGTACGAAATGTGTGCACTGAGCTCATCATCTAAACAACAAAATCCTGGACTTAAATTTAAGAACcttgaacaaaatgttttacAAATGACCTCATTTGCATTTAAATAGCTTCCAACATACACAATGAATAATTCGTAGAATGGCCGGAGATCTGTCGAAAAATAAGTTTTCTGGAATTCACGAGTCCCTTCATCATCCTGTAGTTTTCCAATCTGTAAATGGTcgtaaatttctttattcccactGGGCGTTAAGAGAAGGCCAGACTTTTTCAGCCTCGCAATCCTCCTCGCCTCTTCTTCTGCTCCCTATATGAGCAGAATTTTTCACACTGAAAAGAGCACGGGAAAACCTTTTTGGGTGTGGTCTTCAATTTCTAATTGCCATCCCGTTGATTGTAAAGTTTAAACTAATATActgtttttaagccaatcagtaAATTAGCTACAAACCTTAGAGGATCCATAAGAATAAAAATATTGCGAGGATGGACTGAGGCCTGTCAATAGAACATCGTGAATGTAACCAGGGTCTGAGAAACCGTCTGTTGATGCAGGTGGTCCACACATGTCATTCTTATTGTAGGTCTTTGAAGTGCCGTTAGCTTTAAAGCCCATTGATGCATCTTTTCCGTAATGTACAACAGGACCATCAtctaaaaaaatacaaattcagTTGATTCCTGTAAACAAGACCCATAAATTACCGTTTCTATGCTGGAGACGTTTAAGTCGTCTTGAAGAATTTGTCGTTTGTAACATTAAAGCTCTTTGGTATTAATAAAAAGGTGACGTGTGAAAGTAAACAgaaaataaagttgaaaaataaTGGAAACAAGTAAGTATTCTGGCATGGCCGTTTCAAGCAGGAATTAAAAGCATGGTCGAATTGAACCTCTAAAGTCTAtttaacgaacgaaatgatatatgaaattaattatgtattgaactgcggaaatgaaatcaagtgaagctattatcctcgcggttatgaatgcaattttaacaattgcgtaaagaagccggaaaatttaggacttcaacggggtttgaacccgtgacctcgcgatgccggtgcgacgctctaaccaattgagctatgaagcccgTGATGTGggtacaaaacgaagaccgCCGGAAGGCCCAAACACGAACACCCCTTCAAAATCGTCCTCAAATCCCTGCTTGAAACTACGTTTGTCAATGATTTGGAGTTTAAACTAGCGATATCAACGATGCCTTGAAGACGCTTTTGAaggagtcttcgttttgtagttttagtgGAATTTTCTACAAAACGAGGACCCTGGTCAAATTCGTTGAAAAACCGCAAATGTTGATGTTTCTTGTTTCCTCTCCAATCGAGAATTATGCTCCAGTCAGTTTCACAAACTAAATTTGTCCCTTGGACTCCCGAAGGTTTAGACACgatttttgtggaatgtttttgatgTCGTtcaaaaaaactcgcagcaaGTGTTTTATTGGATCTAAAAACATGAGGGGCAGATAAAACACTGCCGCTTGTTTTTTAAGGATTGATAAAAAATCATACTTAATACTTCTCGTTGAGCAAATTTTCTTCGTTGGAGAGGGAAGAGGTGTTTGACCGAGACGTTTCACCAAGAGATCGGGCAGACATGAGGGTGATAACCTAGTGGCAACATCTCAATTGCTCTCGCTCCAGGAGCCAGTTTCCCTGGAGGAAATAACATGTCCCATGACCTTTTCATGACAAAAGTTGCGAAATAAGAGTTGAAAAACCACAAcggaagttttttttcttttcccaatCAAAGCTCGTtaaatgaaccaatcacagctcaaattaaattaatgtaGCCGCGGGAAAAAGCACGCGAGCGCTTGATTTGCTTCTGATTGGCCGAAGGCGTATCACGAGATTATTCATCCGATGAGTAAAGCGTGGAGGTATTCAGTGATGATAGTGTGACGTAGAAACTTTCACGAGTAAAAAGAATCACAGAAGTGTTCAACGAAAAAACGATTAGCAAACCGATATAAAATAGACTTTAAAAAAAGTGAGGTAGGGAAGCAAAGTAAATCTTGTAGGATTTTTTACGCCAaagtaaattaagaaaaattaatatcttTACCTGTACCAGACACCCACATCACTCGCATTTGTGTCGGATCGCCAGTAAGAGCTATGTGTCCTTGCAAAGGCGCATAAATGCCACCTTTAAATTTCAGCTCATTGCTTGTTGCCACATGAATATAGCTCTCTTGATAGTATCGAAACTCACAACTGGTCCGTAAATTGTAAACTTGAACCAGTTGCCATCCGCACCCAGAAGCATACGTCGACGATTCAGAGACGTAAAAGTAATCCAAATAGTCACTGGGAAGACTGTTTTTAGGGCAGTAAAATGCAATGAAATCATGGCTGTCGGGCTTGGGTATTCCCCCCCAGGAGACATTCACAGTTGCACCGTTTTCCACTAAGCTCGGAGTGACTTCCAAAGTGGCGCCGGTTGAGAAATTTCTGAAGATTTTTTGCGTGAAGTGAACCCGGTGCCGCGCGTCTTTAACATCCACGATTGAACCATTCTTGTGTAGACGTTTGAAATAAGTTGGAACTGGGTGGCTTGATTTTGCCTCTGCGCCTAGGAATCCCAGAAGCAGAGAAGAAACCACAATGACCCTTACAGACACCATGTTTCACTCTTCGCCGCGGGCAAACTAcgcattattttgtattttatgtCACGCGACAAAAATGTCACGCGTTGCAAATTTTAATAAAGGGATTGCCTCACAGACCACCCATGAAGACCGTTGAAAACTTTGTGTCCAAGGCAAAGTCGATTTATTTTTTCCAAAGGAAGAACTGTAAGATACACCAAGGCAAACTTTTTCCTCTGGCTTCAATGAGGCCGGTTCGTAGTTCCGCAGTTCATCCTTGTGCGTTTGGCATGTTTCCGTCTGTTCTTTATTTCCGGTAAGTTAATTACTTAATCTGACGCAAGTTTTGGTCGGCTGGACAATTTTAACTTTATTGATGAAAATTCCTCTTGAATTAAAAGCTCAAATGCTTACTTCTCAGAGCAAACTGTATGGTAGCAACACTTCAGAAATCGATATGGAAATAACGAAACTTCTTTAAAACCTCTTCCACAAGAATAAGTTCAAATGCAGTTCGCACAATGAGGGAGGCTAACTCCAAAACCGATTTCCATTATTATTCCCTTGGTGAGTGATGCTAAGAAATCATTATCATGCACATCTCGCCATTTCTTAATTTTGGcgaaaaatttaatgttgtcGAATGTCTATTTTTGCGTTCCGTCTTGTGAACCAACTAGTGAAGGCCCTTCCCTCTCCAAAGACCCCGGTGTACTTCATTTACAACTTAAGCCAATAAGGGTCTTTCTTGACCTTACGTGTAACTTGAATTTGGCTCGAGTTTCGCAacaggcaactttcacgatatATATGGCCCTTTCCTTTTCTGAACAGGTAATAAGTACATCTGTCAGCAGCTATGGAattcaagcgggatcttcaggtatatgaatattgcaattggtcttggtgacattcgcttcatacggaaatctcagtcaacaagtccaaaatatcattatattggagcgagaaaactgaatcaaggcatatatagacgactttcactgttatgcgctaataaacgtaacttgaaatgtggttaaattttgttagcagcatagaaactactgaaacgatttactcttgccatttgatggaaatgtataaatcgatcgtttgttttgaagttgtaacagggatctcgtagaaagccacggtagacagattaaacttgatttccaggcattATTACTTTCTTTCGCTTTGCAAAACTCCTGCATATGGTAGGGAAAgacaagcccccactcgcttttcccacgcagttgttttcgttttcccgactatctgggagcttGGAACAGGCTatcctgcatataactcacatataaaaccctgtttaacgaccacgaggtaaatatCTTCAGATGTGGAGCCAATATCTATAcaatttagcctctggattaagattcaagtctacaaagtattgcCCTCCTCgcctgcgtttttcttctttacatcaagtacatttaGGGCgagttcgattgaccctattccggaataagaatacgtggcgtgatgattaaaacggtatgtttggtgcgtttcgaagcagcaaggataataaaaatatgtttaaaatagcattttagccgatgtttgacaattttaacgtaaatctccgtaaaaacaaaggatttctaacttatattccatgtattcctattccggaatacggtgaatcgaacgcacccttagtcatccggagaaatctttactattgctacgtcagagcctcgtttgcatacacaaaaacaaagatggcgcatttcaatttcaatttgccTCTTGTTGGCTATTCAAAcacatcagaaacccataagggttgaaacgtgtaacggccccttttgtgctgggaaacaagcttctgaatattcaatttgttaagtaccatatttggaacaacaagagcgaggggtttccaaatatggtacttagcacggaaacattcaaccaatcacttcgcactgaatattcggaagctgtgaacgcgcgttacacgtttcaacccttataggttttttgtttaatatgaatacatgatgcagcagataacctagtaacctttgtggctgtcttagttggtgtttatagaagaatccgccttacaagaaggggtttctctctactaattaaaacattcattaatcagtaggtagttttggggaatagtgtgtgtgtggatggtgagttgagggaaaatcatagacaaaagttatggttagtctgtaaaatgagggggagatgttcacaaagcaaactctaaACCCCACAATAAAgttaacgaaagaaacaaactctgtgtgaaattaaaattgtaatcccagaaacagtcagatagtacatgtacgaaaaactaaatcacgtaggagggattaataaatatttgaccatgaaaattacTCGTTCTTAAAAACCCTTATAGGTTTCTGaacacatttagtccaaatgagtggtcaagtatgacaatacaggtaaagaactttcgattcagagaaactttttctagaccgtactttccctttaacaaagtggaaacatcgtgaaacacTTAGGTAGCTCAAACTAATAGTTTGAACTGatgttttcgtcgccgtagccgtcgtggtttcttaaactccctaatagctctaattagcacaagacaagcaaaaccttaaggattctggtacttgtagtcaaaaggcgtcatcatgcaaatgtcctaatGAATATTCGTTCCATTTGGTATTCTAAGTTCCCGATAAAACTGCTTCAGTATTGTGTGTCGATTTCCCTACCCAACCCTCCCCTACCACAAGACAACACTGGGCAGACTCACAGAATATTGAATGATTGCTTGATCGACTGATTGAGCCCAGAAAGCGTAAATCAATCTGCTTTACTTACGTACTAAACTCTTAAGTCAACTGCACAACATGTATATACAAATTCCATCAAACTTGACATGTGGGCATCTCCACTTAGCTTGAATCTACAGTAGTCTTAGTCGATACTTTTTATCACATCTATCGGGACTGGTAACTGATTTTTCCATTAGTTAAACGATTGCCAATTTCAGATGATACAAGCTTTGcaggaaaacgaaaaacaagGGATCTTAGCGTTGCACGCCATAATAAAGCCACTATTTCGTCTGGTTATCATACTGAAGGTCTGAAAAGGACGCAAACTATTGCCGTTCCCCGTTCGATTGTCGTGCAGTCCATTCCACTTAAGCATAAGCCCACACGGTAAACCTTTTGAGAGCTCTGTAAATTTATTGGTTTAAATGGATTTATTTATCGATAGTGACTCGgaaatactcggaaaaaatccgagtgctcctatGGAAGTCGAAAGGAGATTTTTTACGAGTATCCCCGAGTAGCCTtcgataaataaatatattcatTTTATTCACCGGGGTTCACATATAACACCTCTTTCCGGGCAATCGCAAGTGGCAAAAATTGTTCAGCATCTTCGATAGCCACcttatgtatcccttattactttttattatatggtttgTGTTTGTAGctgatataacgcgcgctctgattggctaattgtgactgaattgtagggcattattctcccgtaatgcccacgggccgcttacgggcttgcaaaaacaaagcaaaaggtcattaaaaagccatataataaactacttactaaccgaactagctcgagccgtactggggaatattggccctcggtcgtttttgtacggacctcgctgcgctcggtccgtactgccacgacctcgagccaatattccccagtacggccctcgcgctcggttagtaagaagttagtattATCAGggtattaaaggggctatgtcacgttatttcagaaatctttaattaattacgagtttaaaactcgaaaatggtaatgtggaattcctccACTGacaaaattatcgttacatcacaaacaagattcTGAgcattctgagcaaaaacgacctttatcaaGGCGATTtgtcataaacttgaaaaacatcgggccgacgttttttcaagattactcAAATGCagtccgtttcaatcttgtccatttgtgttcatccatgcttctctttccttttgctgtatttcttttatgttgttcaacagttttgaagtgttactatgaccaaaaaaacaatcagtttcatttttctttggatctCAAAACTGCGCTACCTAAAGAGTAAGTGACctacgttttaagccttgatttcaaaaagatacctgttaattttaactgaaattttcctacttaatggtccgccattactaactttaaatcttgagagagctcgatcgaggagaaaatgacgtcaaatactcagtttaagaatgcaacgtGTGCACGCGGCTGAATGAATTTAAACTTgggttttgcatatataacaaactgcgtttacacgctgaaatctTAAGCTAGTTAGTCAATGACGTAACTTTTCCCTTAATCCAATCCTCTGacgtccaatcggtcagttttgaccGCGAGTAATGgctgaccgtgaaatccaaaatttacactcaaagtaaacaatctttgggtaaaaatcaaagctcaaaattttcccACTCACGTGTTGagcaaacactttcaaaatctgaagaaaaaaaaggaattgattttttgatttAAACGGTCATCGCAAACAGATTATGATGAGGGATACATAACGTTGCTAGAACATCTTCTTTTAAACCTCTGGTCAAAGTAAACGATGTTTTGAACGAGCCTTCTCAGAATAAAGCCGCCACTTCCTTTGTTAGCAACAACTGATCTTTGACCTGACCACTAATATTTTCCTTCCACTCCCAGTGAAGTGCTGATCGATTTACTTGGGTTAATCTGCCATATCCATAGTTGTTTTCATGATACAAGGACCACGGCACTGGAAAATAATCCTCGGTGTCTAAATTCTTGCCGGCTGTACCCACTACAATGTGCACAGGCGCCCCAGGGGTGCAGTGTCCAAATTGCACCTGACAGGTCCTCTCGTAGCTGTGATAATGCGCCCAGAAAGCTAAGTCGACATTATATTCAACTAGGAGATTCTCAAACGCCTTTTGCATTCCAACTGCGATGATGTAGTCGGCTACAAGACAAAGGACTTTACATCAGAAATGTCGTAAAATAGAAACTACATCTTATTACAAAGATCACGAAAATCTTGGAACATCATTCACCTATACCTGTAGAAGCAAAGAGTAGGTCGCCAGCTCACAGTGTCttaattacatttttattaaGTTCAGTTCTAGACGTCCCAGTAGTATAGCAGACTGTCGACTATGGACTAAAGCTTGTTGAATAGTTCAACCCTCACAAGCTTCCGTTGTTGAACCTGGTTCGTTCTATTCTTCCTAAAGATTACATATTAGACAGCCACTACAGTAAACAGACAAGAAACGTACTATTTtgtaacatatttttttcatgcacataaactttatttctttttcactgAAAACAAGTACTTAATTTCCATAGGAAAAAAATAAGTAACAATATTGAAAAGCTCGATTTTCTATGAACCTTTGAATTAGTGAAAATCTGTTTGAAGTTTTCTTCAACTACGACTGATAATTACAGTGAGAGGAATGAGTCTAGCCGAAGTGTAACGTTAATCCTTTTTTTTGCAACACAAAATCATTCGAAAACACCGATGCAAACTAATTTGTGATACCAAATTTAGAAGGGGCCTACGCCCCACCACGTCCCGTACTAGCTTGAAAATGACCCAAACTTTTGCAAGATTTTTGCCACGACTGAAAGTCATAGACAATCAACAATTTCACCACATATAACCAAGTCCAATTTACAATCGATTTACTTGGGAAAATGCTTTATATGAAGAAAAATATCTCGGACACCCTGTTCCTTAATTCTAACAGTACATCGTTTGTGCAAACAAATAAACACTAACATTTCCAAAAATGAGATTTCTAGTCTTTGAAGGACTGTCTCTGACGTTACTTTCCAAGGAAAGGAAGGCACTGATTGGGTGAATAGAGAGTAAGACAAGAGAAAGATGGACAAGTTCAAACCAAGAAGGGCCTTCTATGTGAGGTCGGTCGCAATTATTGTTAGTAACCTTGTGCCAGTTTCTGTGTCAAATCACATACTACTCACATGACTCTATCTGACTTGTGTACATAGGCCGATGACCAGCAGTCACTACCCATGGGGTAAGAGTGCGATTGACACTCTTCAAGTCATTTTCCATCCACTCATACTGAGGAGACCCCTCTGTGAAGTTGTGCTCTGTACTCATCATCATGAAGTGAATGCTGCCATAATCAAAGCTGTACCTGAATATCAAGAATACTTATTATAAGCCACCCATTAATTTTCGggcgattttattggctaatttacgTCACGTGGTGCAAACTCACAGGAAAGtacaattaacaaattgatgtccgtttttcatgcgtctgtcctgttattgatcatgaatttcgtcatagtagctgtggaggcgatagccgagtggatatgcagactactttgacaatgttatgacgaaattcatataaatatcgcgtcattatcgcgtaaattataaatttatgcgTGTCCGCTtactgacaataaaaattagccaatgaccgttcgagaattttgcagtcattgtaaaaatacAGTTGTTAGGCAGCCAAGCCGCAACTTACAGTAACGCTCACAAAGTTGACTAGCTTAGACAAACATAACCATTTCATGAAGGACTCAAATGTAAACAAGCCTTTATGTAAAAAATAAGCTCTCCTCAAGTGGGTTACAAGACTGCCTACCGACTGGCTCTTACTGAAATCCCTCCTCATTAACGAACTTTAACTATTCTAAACACCTGTGTGCTAGATACACATTTTCGATTGGATTTTGGGCCTAAAATTTGAGGTGCTACTTGTCTGTAAGATCATCATGGTTTGGGGCCACGAAGAAAGCTACATTGTTGTTGTAATTAtccatgtttcgcctagttgttatatagtcctaacggttttttcaaatattctgtaactgacgatgatgttcgtaacatcgaaacatgtcttggaaattaaaaaatgtcgtaattttcttaaagataacgattgtTGTTGTAACAGCTGAAATGATTAAAGATTAAATCATTCTGAAAACCTGTTCTATTATGAAATGTGGTCACTCCTAAAACGTTGATATTGTTGTCAAGGTCTATATAATCTTGTATAGCATTCAACTTCAAGCGCAGAAAAAATCAATTATTGATTACTGCTTAATTATAATTTCAACAACAGGGTCGGAATTGACGGAAATCTCTATTTTTTTGTTCTCGATGCTCCTTGTCATGTTTCCTTCTACCTGAAGTCTCAACAGAGATCTTTCCACCATGTGCAAGGAAATACCAACGGATTTGGCAGAATTCCAGAGGCAAGTGTCCCACTGTATAAATGCgtttttaaatttgttcatGGTACTGTCAAAACTACTGTTCAGTGACAAGCCTATCTCCAACTAATGGCTTCCATATATACAGTATACATGTACCACTATACACTCGATATTCAAGTACCCCTAAGATACCATAATTTGTGGTTGTATTTtcctggctccagttgttcgaagggtggatagcgctatccactggataactcaattggttttgctagtgtttatctgctggatagtgatttatccaccttttgagcaACCGAGGCCCGGTGTCCAGGCATCTacattaagggtgcgttcgattgactgtattccggaataggaatacatggaatataagttagaaatccttcgtttttacggagattcacattacaattgtcaaacatctgctaaaatgctatttcaaacatattaattttctattATCTTTGCTGCTTCCAAAcgtgccaaacataccgttttaataaTCACTgcgcgtattcttattccggaatagggtcaatcgaacgcgccctaaatatCTTTGAAAGATTGCTTGGTTACTTAGTACACCAATTCATTAACTGAGCAATAAATACGTGGAACATCTTGGCGAAATAATATATTTATGATAATGTTAGAACTTAGATCGAAAGGGAAACAAACTGGTATTCTTTTCCTTTCAATTGATCTTTGAATCCTCAACAGGCACAGAACTGATTTTGCTCATCTCAAATTCTCCAGGCTTTTATCTACACATTGGGCTTCAAAAAAGGGTGTGAATTATCCACAATAATGGCTTAATACAAAATTGTTTACAGTAGCAGGCTAATTTCACTGCAATAGCAGGGAAAAAATAAAGCTAGTGGCTGTctacttacatgtacagtgtgtAGCGTAACAGCCTTGCATACATCAAAAATCAACGATCAGATGACTGTTATTACTCACCACCAAACTGCATTTCCATTATCTGGCATATGAAAACGGTAATACATTGGGACTCCACATTCACCACCAGAATCAGTGCCATATCCAGGGGCCCACCAAGGATGGAACCCTTCGCCTGGGGCTCCACTGGGGTCTTTGGACCCTCCTGATAAATGATCCTGTTCATGGTTGCCAATACCCACCATATATGGAATAACAGTGGCATATGGTTCAATTAGTGCAAACCATTGTTCCCAAATGTAGGCCTACAAAATAGGCAcagacaataattataataattattattattaataaatatgtTATGCAAGACTACAGCAACACCCACAAAGAGCCCAATttcaataattatattaaaattcagttgtagaaaaaaggcatcatctctaGGTTCCAGGAGTAGACTTATACAAGTCTAATCATAATCGAAATCGTATTTGttttaagct containing:
- the LOC138043111 gene encoding uncharacterized protein; the protein is MVSVRVIVVSSLLLGFLGAEAKSSHPVPTYFKRLHKNGSIVDVKDARHRVHFTQKIFRNFSTGATLEVTPSLVENGATVNVSWGGIPKPDSHDFIAFYCPKNSLPSDYLDYFYVSESSTYASGCGWQLVQVYNLRTSCEFRYYQESYIHVATSNELKFKGGIYAPLQGHIALTGDPTQMRVMWVSGTDDGPVVHYGKDASMGFKANGTSKTYNKNDMCGPPASTDGFSDPGYIHDVLLTGLSPSSQYFYSYGSSKMMSSVHTFRTQPPTGSDESFSFVVYGDMGLSLDPGAHDTAKYMIEEAKKGKSLVFHVGDISYARGYAYIWDQWHELIEPYATLMPYMVGIGNHEQDHLSGGSKDPSGAPGEGWHPIWGNFGDDSGGECGVPMYYRFHMPDNGNALWWYSYDYGSVHFIMMSTEHDYRESSRQYIWLENDLKNVDRTKTPWIVLGGHRPMYSSQGVLSDYIVSLGMQYYLEELFYKYKVDLAFWGHYHSYERTCAVYKHRCQERGMGTTHIVVGSAGFSLDTEEYYDVEWSRYHEINYGYGRVLVANKSALYYEWVRNKDDVVRDKVWLIKPSNIMA